In Prochlorococcus marinus str. MIT 1214, one DNA window encodes the following:
- a CDS encoding 2-phosphosulfolactate phosphatase family protein encodes MKLSYFYVAADVPSGIVPESSVVIDVLRATTTIAWALENGADSVQVFADVDELKSQAKTFDSKDKILVGERGGKKLDGFDLGNSPLGVSTELVKGKRVFMSTTNGTRSLHRVRESKSLYTMALPNRKAIAERLKSDNPNEVWIVGSGWEGSYSLEDSLAAGALASLLMDQLESVQILNDELMSSIALWKNWENDVEGCLRVASHGQRLAGIGNHDDDFACCSSLDNLSIIPKQIEMGVLRSN; translated from the coding sequence ATGAAACTTTCTTATTTTTATGTAGCGGCAGATGTCCCTAGTGGAATTGTTCCTGAATCATCAGTAGTAATTGATGTTCTTAGAGCTACAACGACTATTGCCTGGGCTCTTGAAAATGGAGCTGATTCAGTACAAGTGTTTGCAGATGTTGATGAACTTAAAAGTCAGGCAAAGACTTTTGACTCTAAAGATAAAATTCTCGTTGGGGAGAGAGGAGGAAAAAAATTAGATGGATTTGACTTAGGAAATTCTCCATTGGGAGTTTCAACTGAGCTAGTAAAAGGGAAAAGAGTTTTTATGAGCACCACAAATGGGACTAGGTCACTTCATCGTGTCAGAGAATCAAAAAGTTTATACACAATGGCACTCCCAAACAGAAAAGCTATTGCTGAAAGATTGAAAAGTGATAATCCCAATGAAGTATGGATTGTTGGTAGTGGTTGGGAAGGTTCTTACTCTTTAGAAGATTCTTTAGCAGCTGGCGCTTTAGCCTCTCTTTTAATGGATCAATTAGAGTCTGTTCAGATATTAAATGATGAATTGATGTCCTCCATAGCACTATGGAAAAATTGGGAGAATGATGTTGAAGGATGTTTACGTGTTGCAAGTCATGGACAAAGACTTGCAGGGATAGGTAATCATGATGATGATTTCGCTTGTTGCTCTTCTTTGGACAACCTTTCTATTATTCCAAAACAGATTGAGATGGGCGTACTTCGCTCAAACTAA
- a CDS encoding carbon-nitrogen hydrolase family protein: MSDFLAAALQLTSTSDVDANLNAAEEQIELASRRGADLVGLPENFAFLGEDQKKLKIASSINEKCNSFLVTMARRYQVVLLGGGFPVPAGDGVRTLNRAELFGKDGQSLARYDKIHLFDVDLPEGNTYRESETIVSGSESPPVVEVPGLCKIGLSICYDVRFPELYRDLVNKGADLLMIPAAFTAFTGKDHWQVLLQARAIENTAYVVAPAQTGRHYGRRQSHGHAMVIDPWGTVLADAGVVQGAAIAPADKERVERIRGQMPSLKHRKTELFI; encoded by the coding sequence GTGTCAGATTTTTTGGCTGCGGCCTTACAGCTAACTAGTACCTCAGATGTAGACGCAAATCTCAATGCTGCAGAAGAACAAATTGAGTTGGCCTCAAGGCGTGGGGCTGATCTTGTTGGACTGCCTGAAAACTTTGCATTTCTGGGTGAAGATCAGAAAAAATTAAAAATTGCATCTTCAATCAATGAAAAATGCAATAGTTTTTTAGTAACCATGGCAAGGAGATATCAAGTTGTTTTGCTTGGAGGTGGTTTTCCTGTCCCCGCTGGCGATGGAGTTAGAACTTTAAATAGAGCGGAGTTGTTTGGAAAAGACGGTCAATCTTTAGCGAGATATGACAAAATCCACCTTTTTGACGTTGATCTTCCTGAAGGTAATACCTATAGAGAATCTGAAACAATTGTTTCCGGGAGTGAATCTCCACCTGTCGTTGAGGTGCCTGGTCTTTGCAAAATTGGATTATCTATTTGTTACGACGTTCGATTCCCTGAGCTTTATAGGGATTTGGTCAATAAAGGCGCAGATTTATTAATGATTCCAGCGGCTTTTACTGCTTTTACGGGGAAGGATCATTGGCAAGTCTTGCTACAAGCAAGAGCCATTGAAAATACCGCTTACGTTGTTGCACCAGCCCAAACTGGTCGCCACTATGGCAGAAGGCAAAGTCACGGTCATGCGATGGTTATTGATCCATGGGGGACAGTTCTAGCGGATGCAGGTGTTGTTCAAGGAGCAGCAATAGCTCCTGCTGATAAAGAAAGAGTTGAGAGGATCAGAGGACAAATGCCCAGCCTAAAACATAGAAAAACAGAGCTTTTTATTTGA
- a CDS encoding N-acetylmuramoyl-L-alanine amidase, whose amino-acid sequence MFKDQSLKSKLAFFAGFLFCSNLFISLPLRSASALAAWALTSNGSLKLRTSTGTKLDAFFQSSSTDKGERVWIDFPGELSRPRTIKGNGSVKEIRLGKPAKGKTRLVIEFLPSVELEPSKLKLVGISPNTWELKFVGLESNSYRSIEEGNILRNSIKKTFEKIKFEDLDVSSLPDVPYGKYKVVIDPGHGGSDPGAVGINGLRETDIVLEVSKSVSEFLTNKGVKTILTRNYERTLDLQPRVTKANNSKADAFVSIHANATRGKRKDVNGLETYYYSGYKGYSLAKNIQKQILIFSPQSPDRGVRRSRFYVIRKTSMPAALVEIGFVTGMYDAALLRQKFYRDKMSFAIAKGILKYLKVSN is encoded by the coding sequence ATGTTTAAAGATCAATCTTTAAAGTCAAAACTTGCATTCTTTGCTGGATTTCTTTTTTGTTCCAATCTTTTTATTTCTTTACCGCTCAGATCTGCTAGCGCTCTTGCCGCTTGGGCCTTAACTAGTAATGGTAGCCTTAAATTACGAACTTCCACTGGAACTAAGTTAGATGCTTTTTTTCAATCCTCAAGCACTGACAAAGGTGAAAGGGTATGGATTGATTTTCCTGGAGAATTAAGCCGACCTAGAACTATTAAAGGCAATGGATCAGTTAAGGAAATAAGACTAGGCAAACCTGCTAAGGGTAAGACAAGGCTTGTGATTGAATTTCTTCCATCAGTTGAATTAGAACCCTCAAAATTAAAATTAGTTGGAATTTCACCAAACACTTGGGAGTTGAAATTTGTTGGTTTAGAAAGTAATTCTTATCGTTCTATTGAAGAAGGTAATATTTTAAGAAATTCAATAAAAAAAACTTTTGAAAAAATAAAGTTTGAAGATTTAGATGTTTCTTCTTTGCCTGATGTCCCCTATGGAAAGTACAAAGTTGTTATCGACCCAGGCCATGGTGGTTCAGATCCTGGTGCTGTTGGCATAAATGGATTAAGAGAGACTGACATTGTTTTAGAAGTGTCAAAGAGTGTTTCAGAATTTCTAACAAATAAAGGCGTAAAAACTATTTTAACTAGGAATTATGAGAGAACATTAGACTTACAACCCAGAGTTACCAAAGCTAATAATTCAAAAGCGGATGCTTTTGTTAGTATTCATGCAAACGCAACAAGAGGAAAGCGCAAAGATGTTAATGGTTTAGAGACATATTATTACTCTGGTTATAAAGGGTATTCTTTAGCAAAAAATATTCAAAAACAAATTTTAATTTTTTCTCCGCAAAGCCCTGATAGGGGTGTTCGTAGATCTCGCTTTTATGTAATAAGAAAAACATCTATGCCTGCCGCTTTAGTAGAGATTGGATTTGTTACTGGTATGTATGATGCAGCTTTATTACGACAAAAATTTTACCGGGATAAAATGTCTTTTGCTATCGCTAAGGGAATACTCAAATATCTAAAAGTTTCAAATTAG
- the murI gene encoding glutamate racemase, with protein MRLGLFDSGVGGFTVLKKVIELCPNNSFVYLADTARIPYGVKTANEIINIAEEISSWFSYQNIDALLVACNTTNAIALDVLKKNLDVPVFDLIGSAASTIKESRVGVLATPSTVKTKAYTNAILEFNPKTFVIEQPCPEFVPMIEMDRIDSDEITYVATRYLQPLLKQKIQSLILGCSHYPLITPLLTDILPSSIKLIDPAEALSLRLKLFMDSKVSNHTKKKKLVDLKFYVTSNLKNFPYKAKHWLNVFPEVNLVSLQKKGWVS; from the coding sequence ATGCGACTTGGATTGTTTGATAGTGGGGTTGGAGGCTTTACAGTTTTAAAAAAGGTTATTGAATTATGTCCCAATAATTCATTTGTATATTTGGCTGATACAGCAAGAATTCCCTATGGAGTAAAGACAGCCAATGAGATCATAAATATTGCTGAAGAAATTTCATCATGGTTTAGTTATCAAAATATTGACGCTTTATTGGTCGCATGTAACACAACAAATGCCATTGCCTTGGATGTACTAAAAAAAAATTTAGATGTCCCTGTATTTGACTTGATTGGATCTGCGGCCTCAACCATTAAGGAATCAAGGGTAGGTGTTCTTGCAACTCCTTCTACAGTAAAAACAAAAGCTTATACAAATGCTATTTTAGAATTTAATCCAAAAACTTTTGTAATTGAGCAACCATGTCCTGAATTTGTTCCAATGATTGAAATGGATAGGATTGATTCAGATGAGATTACTTATGTTGCGACTAGATATTTACAACCTCTTTTGAAACAAAAAATTCAATCTTTAATTCTTGGCTGTAGTCACTATCCTCTCATAACTCCTTTGCTGACAGATATTTTACCCTCTAGTATTAAATTGATTGACCCCGCAGAAGCTCTTTCTTTGAGATTAAAGTTGTTTATGGATTCAAAAGTGAGCAACCATACAAAGAAAAAAAAATTAGTTGATTTAAAGTTTTACGTAACTTCTAATCTTAAAAATTTTCCCTATAAAGCTAAGCATTGGTTAAATGTGTTTCCTGAAGTTAATCTCGTTTCACTGCAGAAGAAGGGCTGGGTCTCTTAA
- the sds gene encoding solanesyl diphosphate synthase produces MTTATEILQPVELDLEALLLDLRSLIGAGHPILQAAAEHLFSAGGKRLRPGIVLLISRALTSEGDLPLKHRKLAQITEMIHTASLVHDDVVDEADTRRGVETVHSRFDPRIAVLAGDFLFAQASWHLANLENLDVVKLLSRVIMDLAEGEIKQGLNRFDSSQSFESYLEKSYCKTASLIANSSKAIGVLSDVGQESLNSLYFFGRQLGLAFQVVDDILDFTGNDEQLGKPAASDLQSGYLTAPVFYALEENPTLSELINGKFSKKDDLDKALSLVRDSSAINKSRELAEKFASESKDSISWLPDSPSKKALLDLPEFVISRLY; encoded by the coding sequence ATGACCACAGCCACGGAAATTCTTCAACCTGTAGAACTTGATCTAGAAGCGTTGCTTTTAGATCTTCGCAGCCTCATAGGTGCTGGACACCCTATTTTGCAAGCTGCTGCAGAACATCTTTTTAGTGCAGGCGGCAAACGGTTAAGACCTGGAATTGTTTTGTTGATTTCAAGAGCTTTGACCTCTGAAGGGGATCTTCCTTTGAAGCATCGAAAATTGGCCCAGATTACTGAGATGATTCATACCGCTTCTCTTGTGCATGATGATGTCGTTGATGAAGCTGATACCCGAAGAGGTGTTGAAACTGTCCATAGTAGATTTGATCCCAGGATAGCTGTCCTGGCAGGAGATTTCCTATTTGCTCAAGCAAGTTGGCATTTGGCAAATCTTGAGAATTTAGATGTTGTTAAATTGTTAAGTAGGGTAATTATGGATTTAGCTGAAGGTGAAATAAAACAGGGGCTTAATAGATTTGATTCAAGTCAATCCTTTGAGAGTTACTTAGAAAAAAGTTATTGTAAAACTGCCTCTCTAATAGCTAACAGCTCCAAGGCTATTGGTGTTTTATCTGATGTAGGTCAAGAGAGCTTAAATTCGCTTTATTTTTTTGGAAGACAGTTAGGATTAGCTTTTCAAGTAGTTGATGATATCCTTGACTTTACTGGAAATGATGAGCAATTAGGAAAACCAGCAGCTAGTGATTTGCAAAGTGGTTATCTTACTGCGCCAGTTTTCTATGCTTTGGAAGAGAATCCAACTCTTAGCGAACTTATTAATGGTAAATTTTCCAAAAAAGATGATCTTGATAAGGCTCTATCTCTTGTAAGAGATTCAAGTGCGATTAATAAATCAAGAGAATTAGCTGAAAAATTTGCTTCTGAATCAAAAGATTCAATTTCATGGTTGCCAGATTCTCCATCAAAAAAAGCATTACTTGACTTGCCAGAATTTGTCATTAGCAGACTTTATTAA
- a CDS encoding HAD family hydrolase: MKKKWNFPKAFLFDLDGVLIDSEPLHGQAWKETAALFNLNLTYTQLKLLRGKRRIDCANELVKLIPKAVKAKELLNLHKPISRKLILNAQAMQGSESLVKRCHENNIPMALVTSSSSESFQIKTAPHKWMNLFSIMVLGDDKLLAKGKPAPDPYLLAAEKLNLAPQECWAVEDSISGVSSALEAGCFVFFLKDKSDELPKKEVFDQHINLKQITYLKEIEQILNEY; encoded by the coding sequence ATGAAGAAAAAATGGAATTTTCCTAAAGCATTTTTATTTGATCTTGATGGAGTTCTAATTGATTCAGAACCCTTACATGGACAAGCATGGAAAGAGACAGCCGCACTTTTTAATCTAAATCTAACTTATACCCAACTAAAACTATTAAGAGGAAAAAGAAGAATTGATTGTGCCAATGAGCTTGTTAAATTGATTCCAAAAGCAGTTAAGGCAAAAGAATTACTAAACCTGCATAAGCCCATATCAAGAAAACTTATCCTTAATGCACAAGCAATGCAAGGTAGTGAAAGTTTGGTCAAAAGGTGTCATGAAAACAATATCCCAATGGCGTTAGTAACCAGTAGCAGCTCTGAATCTTTCCAAATAAAAACTGCTCCTCATAAATGGATGAATCTATTTTCTATAATGGTTCTTGGTGATGACAAATTACTAGCCAAAGGGAAACCAGCTCCAGATCCATATCTGTTAGCCGCAGAAAAATTGAATTTAGCTCCTCAAGAATGCTGGGCTGTTGAAGATTCAATCTCTGGAGTATCTTCAGCCTTAGAGGCTGGATGTTTTGTTTTCTTTTTAAAAGATAAAAGTGATGAACTTCCAAAAAAAGAAGTTTTTGATCAACACATCAATTTAAAACAAATCACCTATCTAAAAGAAATTGAACAAATATTAAATGAGTATTGA
- the acs gene encoding acetate--CoA ligase has translation MNSVNSNSIESVLQEQRVFPPSDDFSSKSRISSFSKYLEMSEMAKSDPNKFWGDAAREELHWFKSFDKVLDWSNPPFAKWFDGGKTNISFNCLDRHLNSSRADKVALIWEGEPGEQKKYTYKQLHKEVCKAANALKSIGIAKGDLVALYMPMVPEAAIAMLACARIGAPHSVVFGGFSSEALRDRLINGEAKVVITADGGFRKDKIIPLKDAVDQALEGGACPKVESVLVVQRTKKLVSMDDGRDYWWHEIVDSQSEECLPEQMDSEDCLFVLYTSGSTGKPKGVVHSTAGYNLWSHLTFKWIFDIRENDVYWCTADVGWITGHSYIVYGPLSNGATTVMYEGVPRPSNPGAFWDVIQRHKISIFYTAPTAIRAFMKAGEKIPNQYNLSSLRLLGTVGEPINPEAWIWYRDVIGKGRCPIVDTWWQTETGGVMISPLPGATPTKPGSATFPLPGIVADVVNSDGDSVSNNEGGYLVVKRPWPGMMRNVYGDEKRFRESYWEYLRPSDDSYIYFAGDGARRDEEGYFWVMGRVDDVINVSGHRLGTMEIESALVSHELISEAAVVGRPDDLKGESIVAFVTLKTGAEANENIDVQLKKHVVNEIGPIAKPDEIKFTDSLPKTRSGKIMRRILRALASGDEISGDTSTLEDRSVLDKLRC, from the coding sequence ATGAATTCAGTCAATTCTAACTCTATTGAGTCCGTTCTTCAGGAGCAGAGAGTTTTCCCTCCTTCTGATGACTTTTCTAGTAAAAGTAGGATCTCATCTTTTTCTAAGTATTTGGAAATGTCGGAGATGGCTAAATCAGATCCCAATAAGTTTTGGGGTGATGCCGCTAGAGAAGAATTACATTGGTTTAAATCTTTTGATAAAGTACTTGATTGGTCCAATCCACCATTTGCTAAATGGTTCGATGGCGGAAAAACTAATATTTCTTTTAACTGTCTAGATCGACACTTAAATAGTTCAAGAGCTGACAAAGTCGCCTTGATTTGGGAAGGGGAGCCAGGTGAACAGAAAAAATATACCTATAAACAACTACACAAAGAAGTTTGCAAAGCAGCTAATGCACTCAAGTCTATTGGTATAGCAAAAGGAGATCTTGTCGCTTTGTATATGCCGATGGTGCCTGAGGCTGCAATCGCAATGCTTGCTTGTGCAAGGATTGGGGCACCACATTCAGTCGTATTTGGAGGCTTTTCCTCTGAGGCTCTAAGGGACCGATTAATTAATGGAGAAGCGAAAGTAGTAATTACAGCTGATGGCGGTTTTAGAAAAGACAAAATAATTCCTCTTAAGGATGCTGTTGATCAAGCATTGGAAGGTGGTGCTTGTCCCAAGGTTGAATCAGTTTTAGTTGTTCAAAGAACGAAAAAACTTGTTTCTATGGATGATGGTAGAGATTATTGGTGGCATGAAATTGTAGATAGTCAATCAGAAGAATGTTTGCCAGAACAAATGGATAGTGAGGATTGCTTATTCGTTTTATATACTTCTGGCTCTACAGGTAAACCAAAGGGAGTAGTTCATTCAACTGCTGGGTATAACCTTTGGTCTCATTTAACTTTTAAATGGATTTTTGATATTCGTGAAAATGATGTTTATTGGTGCACCGCTGATGTGGGTTGGATAACTGGACATAGTTATATCGTCTATGGCCCACTATCTAATGGTGCAACTACTGTTATGTATGAGGGAGTTCCAAGACCATCAAATCCAGGCGCTTTTTGGGATGTAATTCAGAGGCATAAAATTTCGATTTTTTATACTGCTCCAACTGCCATAAGGGCCTTTATGAAAGCAGGAGAAAAGATTCCTAATCAATACAATTTATCTAGTTTGAGACTTTTAGGAACAGTGGGTGAGCCAATTAATCCAGAGGCTTGGATCTGGTATCGAGATGTTATTGGGAAAGGGAGATGCCCAATAGTTGATACATGGTGGCAAACAGAAACTGGAGGAGTAATGATTAGTCCTCTCCCAGGAGCTACTCCAACAAAACCTGGATCAGCAACGTTCCCTTTGCCTGGGATTGTTGCCGACGTGGTCAATTCAGATGGAGACTCTGTATCTAATAATGAGGGTGGATATTTGGTAGTTAAAAGACCATGGCCTGGAATGATGAGAAATGTTTATGGAGATGAAAAAAGATTTAGAGAGAGTTATTGGGAGTATTTAAGACCCTCAGACGATAGCTATATATATTTTGCTGGAGATGGGGCTCGAAGAGATGAGGAAGGTTATTTTTGGGTTATGGGACGAGTTGATGATGTTATAAATGTCTCTGGTCATAGGCTTGGAACAATGGAAATAGAATCAGCTTTAGTTAGTCATGAGCTCATCTCAGAAGCTGCAGTTGTGGGTAGACCTGATGACTTAAAAGGGGAATCAATAGTAGCCTTTGTAACTTTGAAAACAGGTGCAGAGGCAAATGAGAATATTGATGTACAATTAAAGAAACACGTCGTGAATGAAATAGGACCAATTGCCAAACCTGATGAAATTAAATTTACTGATTCACTTCCTAAAACAAGAAGCGGAAAGATAATGCGCAGAATTTTGAGAGCACTGGCTTCGGGAGATGAAATAAGCGGAGATACAAGTACTCTTGAAGATAGATCGGTTTTAGATAAATTAAGATGTTAA
- a CDS encoding DUF1350 family protein, with the protein MSTFRRISDVSCQWPSRPIGLIELIGGSYISIKPEVTYKRLISGFLKRNFAVHSWAYIPNFDHQLQANYAWKQFRQSRKILQKRVGLKPKSIRLGHSLGCKLHLLAPDGGRDCDGLVAISFNNFKADKSIPLLRKMSQKLNFQTEFSPSPSETLILVKDHYEQINNLLIKFKTDNLDQNDLLLKSLKERPSDKSKIMLLDGNHLTPVSLGIREKLLKSDFQSYLKYEKINLIVDLVSHWKI; encoded by the coding sequence ATGAGCACTTTTAGACGTATAAGTGATGTTTCTTGTCAATGGCCATCCAGACCAATTGGACTTATAGAACTAATTGGTGGTAGCTATATTTCAATCAAGCCAGAAGTCACATACAAAAGACTTATTTCTGGTTTTTTAAAAAGAAATTTTGCAGTACATTCGTGGGCCTATATCCCTAACTTTGATCATCAACTTCAAGCAAATTATGCGTGGAAACAATTCCGTCAATCTCGAAAAATCCTTCAAAAAAGAGTTGGCTTAAAACCAAAATCAATAAGACTAGGTCATAGCCTTGGATGTAAATTACATTTACTAGCGCCGGATGGTGGAAGGGATTGCGATGGGTTAGTAGCTATAAGCTTTAACAACTTCAAAGCAGATAAATCTATACCTTTGCTTAGAAAAATGTCTCAAAAGCTCAACTTTCAAACTGAATTTAGTCCAAGCCCTTCCGAAACATTAATTCTTGTTAAAGACCACTATGAGCAAATAAATAATCTATTAATAAAATTCAAAACCGATAATCTAGATCAAAATGATTTATTACTTAAATCATTAAAAGAAAGACCTTCTGATAAATCTAAAATTATGCTGTTAGACGGAAATCATCTAACCCCAGTAAGTTTAGGAATAAGAGAAAAATTGCTAAAGTCTGATTTTCAAAGTTATTTAAAATACGAGAAAATTAATTTAATAGTCGATCTAGTTTCTCATTGGAAAATCTAA
- a CDS encoding 3'-5' exonuclease, whose protein sequence is MKEKQNHQKESHQLGFLSETTKEIAHEKAKDLGETTSFKSKEERVEILGKEHFPKNILILDTETTGLDSENDDCLEVGSILFNVKSRAVLAQQSFLLPVEINKAEKINNIPAEITRLPQPLSEAIKYFESLVQVSDVIVAHNAEFDMKWFGLNKLPQIEKQWICSMDDINWPGDKQLKTRPSVRDLALAYGVPVWNLHRALTDCIYLSEVFKRCNELEKLLIRALEPKVLFRAEISYEDRYLAKNAGFRWNDAIKGAWSRKMSRRDMQKLEFPVYEVEFNS, encoded by the coding sequence GTGAAAGAAAAGCAGAATCATCAGAAAGAGAGCCATCAGCTTGGCTTTCTATCTGAAACAACTAAAGAAATTGCCCATGAAAAAGCTAAAGATCTAGGAGAAACAACCTCTTTCAAATCAAAAGAAGAACGGGTTGAAATATTAGGTAAAGAACATTTTCCTAAAAATATCTTGATTTTAGACACTGAAACTACTGGTCTTGACAGTGAAAATGATGATTGTCTTGAAGTAGGTTCGATCCTTTTTAATGTCAAAAGTAGAGCGGTGTTAGCGCAGCAATCTTTTCTTTTACCAGTTGAAATTAATAAAGCTGAAAAAATAAATAATATTCCTGCTGAAATAACTAGATTGCCTCAACCTCTATCTGAAGCAATTAAATATTTTGAATCTTTGGTTCAGGTATCAGATGTGATTGTTGCTCACAATGCAGAATTTGATATGAAATGGTTTGGTCTTAATAAATTGCCTCAGATTGAAAAACAATGGATTTGTTCTATGGACGATATAAATTGGCCGGGTGATAAACAATTGAAGACGCGCCCATCTGTCAGAGATCTTGCATTGGCATACGGTGTACCAGTTTGGAATTTGCATAGAGCTTTGACAGATTGCATATATTTGTCAGAGGTTTTTAAAAGATGTAATGAACTCGAAAAACTATTGATTAGAGCGTTAGAACCAAAAGTTCTGTTTCGCGCTGAGATCTCTTATGAGGATAGGTATTTAGCGAAGAATGCTGGCTTTAGGTGGAACGATGCAATTAAAGGCGCTTGGTCTAGAAAAATGAGTCGTAGGGATATGCAAAAATTAGAATTCCCTGTATATGAGGTCGAATTTAATTCTTGA
- the hisS gene encoding histidine--tRNA ligase codes for MTNLKNLRGMVDLLPAQSQAWQKVESIALEHFSRAGLQEIRTPIIEQTELFSRGIGENTDVVGKEMYTFEDRGGRSCTLRPEGTASVARSIIQHGLLNNGPQRLWYGGPMFRYERPQAGRQRQFHQIGVEFVGLASVISDAEVISIAWDFLKDVGLNDLTLEINSLGSNQDRNVFKKELKDWLIQKFDLLDEDSQKRINLNPLRVLDSKNESTKELLFEAPSLNDFLSDNSKTRFNYLQELLDNLKIPYKINNNLVRGLDYYSHTAFEITSEHLGSQATVCGGGRYDGLIKELGGGQTPAIGWAIGMERLIILAGDKILQSKFPDVYVIHRGENAEKLALEITCQLRSSNLTIELDYSGSSFSKQFKRADKSSAKWALVIGEDEASKGQLLIKKLRDKHKDDDSKEYIFSKEDLDQLIKKLID; via the coding sequence TTGACAAATCTCAAGAATTTAAGAGGAATGGTAGATCTTTTACCTGCTCAGAGTCAGGCCTGGCAAAAGGTCGAGTCAATTGCTCTTGAACATTTTAGTCGCGCTGGGCTTCAAGAAATTAGAACACCGATTATTGAACAAACTGAATTATTTTCTAGGGGCATTGGCGAAAATACTGACGTTGTGGGCAAAGAAATGTACACCTTCGAGGATAGAGGTGGTCGCTCTTGCACTTTGAGACCTGAAGGGACAGCTTCTGTCGCTAGGTCAATTATTCAGCATGGCTTGTTGAATAATGGGCCTCAAAGGCTCTGGTATGGGGGACCAATGTTTAGATACGAGCGACCTCAAGCAGGAAGACAAAGGCAGTTTCATCAAATTGGAGTTGAATTTGTTGGATTGGCTTCGGTTATAAGTGACGCTGAGGTCATTTCAATAGCTTGGGACTTTTTAAAGGATGTTGGTTTGAATGATTTGACTTTAGAAATTAATAGTCTTGGAAGTAATCAAGACAGAAATGTTTTCAAAAAAGAGTTGAAAGATTGGCTTATTCAGAAATTTGATTTGTTAGATGAAGATTCTCAGAAAAGAATCAACCTAAATCCCTTGAGAGTATTAGATAGCAAAAATGAATCTACAAAAGAACTTTTGTTTGAAGCTCCCTCTTTAAACGACTTTTTATCTGATAATAGTAAAACTAGATTTAATTATTTACAGGAGTTACTCGATAATCTTAAGATTCCATATAAAATTAATAACAACTTGGTAAGAGGACTTGATTATTATTCTCATACGGCTTTCGAAATAACAAGTGAACATTTGGGCTCTCAAGCAACTGTTTGTGGTGGGGGACGTTACGATGGTCTAATAAAAGAATTGGGGGGGGGGCAAACCCCTGCAATTGGCTGGGCTATTGGGATGGAAAGGTTGATAATTCTTGCTGGAGATAAAATTTTACAATCAAAATTTCCAGATGTTTATGTAATTCACAGAGGTGAGAATGCTGAAAAGCTTGCTTTGGAAATTACTTGTCAGCTAAGATCATCTAACTTAACTATTGAATTGGACTACTCAGGCTCATCTTTTTCTAAACAATTCAAGCGAGCAGATAAAAGTAGCGCAAAATGGGCCTTAGTTATAGGTGAGGATGAGGCATCCAAAGGTCAATTATTGATAAAGAAATTAAGGGATAAACATAAGGATGATGACAGTAAGGAATATATTTTCTCCAAGGAGGATTTAGATCAGTTAATTAAAAAATTGATTGATTAA